Proteins from one Ipomoea triloba cultivar NCNSP0323 chromosome 1, ASM357664v1 genomic window:
- the LOC115995934 gene encoding uncharacterized protein LOC115995934, with protein CQVFVIGKDFGVFVLSYFCLLHEERVSGFVTLGMPLAAGTGIAQNINLPEGFYVSRWKEPGRAEADFGRFDAKTVVKNVYILFSRSELPIAHENQEIMDIVEPSTPLPPWFTEVDLETYGALYEKSGFRTALKVPYRTFGEQIDLPADPKVEVPGLFIMGEKDYALKVPGMEEYTRSGMLKAVVPKLETVFIAQGSHFVQEQLADEVNQLILSFVTAHSSA; from the exons TGCCAGGTGTTTGTGATTGGCAAGGATTTTGGAGTTTTTGTTCTGTCATACTTTTGCCTTCTCCATGAGGAGAGGGTCTCTGGGTTTGTTACACTGGGCATGCCACTGGCAGCTGGGACTGGTATTGCACAAAACATCAATCTGCCAGAAGGCTTCTATGTTTCAAGATGGAAG GAGCCTGGGCGAGCTGAAGCTGATTTTGGTCGCTTTGATGCTAAAACAGTTGTGAAGAATGTGTACATCCTTTTCTCCAGGAGTGAATTACCCATAGCTCATGAAAACCAAGAGATCATGGACATTGTGGAACCATCCACTCCTCTACCCCCTTGGTTCACTGAAGTAGACTTGGAAACCTATGGTGCTTTGTATGAGAAGTCTGGATTCAGAACTGCACTGAAGGTTCCTTACAG GACATTTGGTGAGCAAATTGACCTTCCTGCTGACCCCAAAGTTGAAGTCCCAGGGCTGTTTATCATGGGGGAGAAGGATTATGCCCTAAAAGTTCCAGGCATGGAAGAGTACACAAGGAGTGGAATGTTGAAAGCTGTTGTGCCCAAATTGGAGACAGTGTTTATTGCCCAAGGAAGCCATTTTGTTCAAGAGCAGTTGGCTGATGAGGTCAATCAGCTTATCCTCAGCTTCGTCACTGCTCATTCCTCAGCTTAA